The nucleotide sequence TTGCCCTCGTCGCGCATGTGGCGCACCGTCTGGACCAGCTGCAGCGAGTCCAGATCATGGACATTCTGCCCCTTGGCGCAGTCCCCGAAGCTGTTGTGGTCGCCGGAGAGGCAGAGAATATTGTGGATGTCGAAAGAGGCCGCCCCCAGGATGTCGCTTTGCAGCGCGATCCGGTTGCGGTCGCGGGTCACCATCTGCAGCACCGGCTCCAGGCCCATCAGCTTGAGGCGGATGCAGGCGGCCAGACTGCACATCCGGGTCATGGAGGTCTGGTTGTCGGTGATGTTGATGGCGTCCACGTGGTCCTTGATCAACTCGGCCTTGTGGGTGATGCCCTCCGGGTCGCTGCCGCGCGGCGGCCCGCACTCGGAGGTAACGGCCAGGTGCCCGGCGGCCAGAATCTTTTCCAGTTTGCTGGGTGTTTTGACGGTCATAGCTGCACATCCTCCCTGACGACTTTGCGCGGTCCGCCGGCCCGATCGGTGGACCAGTCTTTGATCGGACTCAGTTTTTCGTAGTCCTCCAATGTGCCCAAGGCTTTCATGCGGTCGATGATCAACTGCCAGGCGCAGTCGACCTCCTTGCTGATTTCGCACTTGCCATTGGTCGACCCTCCGCAGGGGCCGTTGAACAGCCGCTTGGCGCAGCGCGAAACCGGGCAGATCCCACCGGTCATGGCCAGGATGCACTGCCCGCACCCCTGGCAGCGTTCGACCCAGAGCCCGCGTTTCTCGGTGGCGCCCATGAATTTGGTGTTGACCCCCGGCAGAACCGGCGTCGCCTGGTATTTTTCGGCGGTGAACTGCACCCCGACGCCACAGGCGATGGACAGGATGGCGTCGTACTGGTCGACCACGTCGCGGATCTCCTCCAGGTACTCGTGATCGCACTGCCGCTCCAGGGTGATCTCGTCGATTTTGACCTCGCGTCCCTGGTTGAGGGCATTCATCCGCAGCGCCGAGGCCAGGATGCCGACCTCCTTTTTGCCCCCTGCCTCGCAGACCGTCACGCACTCGTTACAGCCCAGGATCAGCAGGCGTTTGAAGTTTCGGGTGGTTTCAATGATCTCTTCGATGGGTTTCTTGTCGGCGACAATCATTTCCGGACCTCTCTTTGTCGTTGACCCCGTTGAAAGGGCGATTTCACAGCCGCACCCTCTGC is from Desulfobacteraceae bacterium and encodes:
- a CDS encoding methylenetetrahydrofolate reductase, which codes for MTVKTPSKLEKILAAGHLAVTSECGPPRGSDPEGITHKAELIKDHVDAINITDNQTSMTRMCSLAACIRLKLMGLEPVLQMVTRDRNRIALQSDILGAASFDIHNILCLSGDHNSFGDCAKGQNVHDLDSLQLVQTVRHMRDEGKFLGGDEIKRPPEMFVGAAANPFADPFEIRVPRLAK
- a CDS encoding methylenetetrahydrofolate reductase C-terminal domain-containing protein gives rise to the protein MIVADKKPIEEIIETTRNFKRLLILGCNECVTVCEAGGKKEVGILASALRMNALNQGREVKIDEITLERQCDHEYLEEIRDVVDQYDAILSIACGVGVQFTAEKYQATPVLPGVNTKFMGATEKRGLWVERCQGCGQCILAMTGGICPVSRCAKRLFNGPCGGSTNGKCEISKEVDCAWQLIIDRMKALGTLEDYEKLSPIKDWSTDRAGGPRKVVREDVQL